From a region of the Streptacidiphilus albus JL83 genome:
- a CDS encoding DinB family protein: MTRSERLAEQLDWHWHRNLRPRLHGLTDEEYFWEPVRGCWSIRPRGTSAAPMSEGSGEWTMDSASSDPVPAPVATIAWRLGHMIVSCLGYRVGWYFGGQDVDFDAFAYAGTADEALNQLDEMYGRWNAGVRELSDADLENPPPMGPEGFPMENRVLHVNRELIHHGAEISLLRDLYRWQDGAVPRRM, from the coding sequence ATGACAAGAAGCGAGCGGCTCGCGGAGCAACTGGACTGGCACTGGCACAGGAACCTGCGGCCGCGGCTGCATGGTCTTACCGATGAGGAGTACTTCTGGGAGCCGGTGCGCGGCTGCTGGAGCATCCGCCCACGTGGCACGTCGGCCGCACCGATGTCGGAAGGTTCGGGGGAATGGACGATGGACTCCGCGTCCTCTGACCCGGTGCCGGCGCCGGTGGCCACGATTGCCTGGCGGCTGGGGCACATGATCGTCTCGTGCCTGGGCTATCGGGTCGGATGGTACTTCGGCGGCCAGGACGTCGACTTCGATGCCTTCGCTTACGCGGGAACCGCTGACGAGGCACTGAACCAGCTCGATGAGATGTACGGGAGATGGAACGCGGGGGTCCGCGAACTCTCGGACGCCGACCTGGAGAATCCGCCCCCGATGGGTCCCGAGGGGTTTCCCATGGAGAACAGGGTCCTGCACGTCAACAGGGAGCTGATCCATCACGGCGCCGAGATTTCCCTGCTGCGCGACCTCTACCGCTGGCAGGACGGAGCCGTGCCGCGCCGAATGTAG
- a CDS encoding transposase family protein, with protein MTARSAVIRTPGDPHHEVVVARTTSTIDYLAELLRSRLKATNSPFRSQPPGRVAVLVLAMLRHDQRLLDPAGGNGVPESTLRRCRDEMIDLLAARAPRLDRALRKTAARGGEVVLIDGTLIPTQRRTGAANRPNYSGKHHRHGLHFLALTDERGRLMWISAARPGRTHDATATRHDKIVEHLKAAGLGALADLGFIDVDKPKNPDDQVIVTGYKATRTRKLTSGQKQANQVLAAGRPSNTASRT; from the coding sequence ATGACTGCCCGGTCTGCGGTGATCCGGACTCCCGGTGATCCGCATCATGAGGTCGTCGTTGCCAGAACCACCAGCACGATCGACTACCTCGCCGAGCTGCTGCGATCCCGACTGAAGGCGACCAACTCCCCGTTCAGGTCACAGCCGCCGGGCCGGGTCGCGGTGCTCGTGCTGGCGATGCTGCGGCACGACCAGCGGTTACTCGACCCGGCCGGCGGCAACGGCGTGCCCGAGTCCACCCTGCGGCGCTGCCGTGACGAGATGATCGACCTCCTCGCCGCCAGGGCCCCGCGCCTGGACCGGGCGCTTCGCAAGACAGCCGCGCGAGGCGGGGAAGTCGTTCTGATCGACGGCACTCTGATCCCCACCCAGCGGCGCACGGGAGCCGCGAACCGGCCCAACTACTCCGGCAAGCACCATCGTCACGGCCTGCACTTCCTCGCCCTGACCGATGAGAGGGGCAGGCTGATGTGGATATCCGCCGCCCGGCCGGGCCGGACACACGACGCCACCGCCACCCGCCACGACAAGATCGTCGAGCACCTCAAGGCGGCTGGCCTCGGTGCTCTCGCCGACCTCGGCTTCATCGACGTGGACAAACCCAAGAACCCCGACGACCAGGTCATCGTCACCGGCTACAAGGCCACCCGCACCCGCAAGCTCACCTCAGGTCAAAAGCAGGCCAACCAGGTCCTGGCCGCCGGACGCCCGTCGAACACGGCTTCGCGAACCTGA
- a CDS encoding DUF6193 family natural product biosynthesis protein: MPTPPDPSALYPDVAALGSLAAALRAEAEGCLGAVPVTSSDADPLRHAAVASTLPHREPLQISAWSHERRWSIRGTEPFQGLSLLDGRTEDLTEVARAARAWHDGAALDEIRRAVPFVHLTGRTEVPDHHPARLTESEWQSMRQKAAELEYTWKEPYQALIEAAYAEPALRALYPFTSHWALRFAATTRPDLTVVGPCLTAGSDGTFGLGRGIITPDLGRFATAHEAVALAVQHLPSGLGPVTLGR; this comes from the coding sequence GTGCCTACCCCTCCTGATCCTTCCGCTCTGTACCCAGATGTCGCGGCCCTGGGCAGCCTCGCTGCCGCGCTTCGGGCCGAGGCTGAGGGCTGCCTCGGCGCCGTCCCTGTCACATCCTCGGATGCGGATCCGCTGCGCCACGCGGCCGTCGCCAGCACCCTGCCTCACCGCGAGCCGCTGCAGATCAGCGCGTGGTCCCACGAACGTCGGTGGTCGATTCGCGGCACGGAGCCCTTCCAGGGCCTGTCACTCCTCGACGGCAGGACAGAGGATCTGACGGAGGTCGCCAGGGCTGCCCGGGCCTGGCACGACGGGGCAGCTCTGGATGAAATTCGCCGAGCGGTCCCCTTCGTGCACCTGACCGGCAGGACCGAGGTGCCAGACCACCATCCCGCGCGTCTTACGGAATCCGAGTGGCAGAGCATGCGCCAGAAAGCGGCTGAACTGGAGTACACCTGGAAGGAGCCGTACCAAGCCCTGATCGAGGCGGCATACGCCGAACCGGCGCTGCGTGCCCTCTATCCGTTCACCAGCCACTGGGCACTGCGCTTCGCGGCCACCACCCGCCCGGACCTGACCGTCGTCGGACCATGCCTGACGGCGGGCAGCGACGGCACGTTCGGCCTGGGCCGGGGCATCATCACTCCGGACCTCGGCCGGTTCGCCACAGCGCATGAGGCTGTGGCACTGGCCGTCCAGCACCTGCCATCCGGCCTCGGCCCGGTCACGCTCGGCAGATGA
- a CDS encoding 4'-phosphopantetheinyl transferase family protein: MSLSHARGVVAVAASRESAVGVDVEAVRPLAVGALARRWFPADEAAWIGRWGPGREPSAFLWLWTQKEAMAKALGQGLGGGVGLLRAVALPDEWPTGWAQRCWPLTAVPEVAELAVSAGELDGLMVAVAAAGPGAARVDVRIARTD, encoded by the coding sequence GTGAGCCTGAGTCATGCGCGGGGGGTGGTCGCGGTGGCGGCGAGCCGGGAGTCGGCGGTGGGGGTGGACGTCGAGGCGGTGCGTCCGCTCGCGGTCGGGGCGCTGGCCCGGCGCTGGTTCCCGGCCGACGAGGCGGCGTGGATCGGACGGTGGGGGCCCGGGCGGGAGCCGTCGGCCTTCCTCTGGCTCTGGACCCAGAAGGAGGCGATGGCCAAGGCGCTGGGCCAGGGCCTGGGCGGCGGAGTCGGCCTGCTGCGCGCAGTGGCGCTGCCGGACGAGTGGCCGACCGGGTGGGCGCAGCGGTGCTGGCCGCTCACCGCAGTGCCGGAGGTTGCAGAACTCGCGGTGAGCGCTGGTGAGTTGGACGGGTTGATGGTCGCGGTCGCGGCCGCGGGCCCGGGCGCGGCGCGGGTGGATGTCCGGATCGCTAGAACGGACTGA
- a CDS encoding MFS transporter has product MTTEQTSDDDVDGRPAEPRPLHRNRDFNLLWSGQAVSALGTQMSGICYPLLVLAATGSAAKAGLVGSATLVGSLLMLLPAGVVADRYPRKRIMVVTSLLQLLAVGSVVPAVLAHHIWLPQLMVVGAVQGCSSAFFTGASRGAVRRVVPSAQLPAAMALTQARGQAAAMIGPPVGGALFGLAQSLPFGLDALSFGAITVTSALVRSPLDPERRPATGARREPLRRVVTAGLRYVLGNPYLRMYALWGAAVNAVAAGMLLMVIVLARSRGADPTEVGAMVSVNALCGLGGSLLGPRLAKLLGGRAWVLITSWLLPFCAVGIAFAPWVWLMTVLGAVSTFTIMPAIIVFQVRATRITPDDLQAQTGNAVQLLGSSVSWLAPSLFGLLADSQGARTAILLAAALYGATALWLQGDRALRGLDQDPVSPF; this is encoded by the coding sequence GTGACCACCGAACAGACCTCCGACGACGACGTCGACGGCCGGCCCGCCGAGCCGCGACCGCTGCACCGCAACCGCGACTTCAACCTGCTGTGGAGCGGGCAGGCGGTGTCCGCGCTCGGTACCCAGATGTCGGGCATCTGCTACCCGCTGCTGGTGCTGGCCGCCACCGGCTCGGCGGCCAAGGCGGGCCTGGTCGGCAGCGCCACCCTGGTCGGCAGCCTGCTGATGCTGCTGCCCGCCGGGGTGGTCGCGGACCGCTACCCGCGCAAGCGCATCATGGTGGTCACCTCCCTGCTGCAACTGCTCGCGGTCGGCAGCGTGGTGCCGGCCGTGCTGGCCCACCACATCTGGCTGCCGCAGCTGATGGTGGTCGGCGCGGTGCAGGGCTGCTCCTCGGCGTTCTTCACCGGCGCCAGCCGCGGCGCGGTGCGCCGGGTCGTCCCGTCCGCCCAACTGCCCGCCGCGATGGCCCTCACCCAGGCCCGCGGCCAGGCCGCCGCGATGATCGGGCCGCCGGTCGGCGGCGCGCTCTTCGGCCTGGCACAGTCGCTCCCGTTCGGCCTGGACGCGCTCTCCTTCGGGGCGATCACCGTCACCTCGGCCCTGGTCCGCAGCCCGCTCGACCCCGAACGCCGGCCCGCCACGGGCGCCCGGCGTGAACCGCTGCGCCGCGTCGTCACCGCCGGCCTGCGCTACGTCCTGGGCAACCCCTACCTGCGGATGTACGCCCTGTGGGGAGCCGCGGTGAACGCGGTCGCCGCGGGCATGCTGCTGATGGTGATCGTGCTGGCCCGCAGCCGGGGGGCCGACCCGACCGAGGTCGGTGCCATGGTGTCGGTCAACGCCCTCTGCGGGCTGGGCGGTTCACTGCTCGGCCCGCGGCTGGCCAAGCTCCTCGGCGGTCGCGCCTGGGTGCTGATCACGTCCTGGCTGCTGCCGTTCTGCGCGGTCGGCATCGCGTTCGCGCCCTGGGTCTGGCTGATGACCGTGCTGGGCGCCGTCAGCACCTTCACCATCATGCCCGCGATCATCGTCTTCCAGGTCCGGGCCACCCGGATCACCCCCGACGACCTCCAGGCGCAGACCGGCAACGCCGTCCAACTGCTCGGCTCCAGCGTCAGCTGGCTGGCCCCCTCGCTCTTCGGCCTGCTGGCCGACTCCCAGGGCGCCCGCACCGCGATCCTGCTCGCCGCCGCGCTGTACGGCGCCACCGCCCTCTGGCTGCAGGGCGACCGCGCCCTGCGCGGCCTGGATCAGGATCCGGTCAGTCCGTTCTAG
- a CDS encoding cytochrome P450: MTSPDADPVAEALAALRTPQGTAQPYPHYAQLRTHSPVHPTPGGGLLLTRYEDCVAVSRDPRFHAQNAAWMDLKRPDWRDHPGLRATTESFLFQDPPGHTRLRRLVGGAFTQRRAAALRAYVADLTGRILDQVAVQGADGSPVDLHEVLAAGLPIAVIGKVLGVPEEDQPRLREPLEGLRLAVDGGGVDAHLAVIDRAGAALTGYFGELAARRRADPRDDVTTALVAATDPAGATGSAGSAGSAGSAGSVGSAEEPLTQDELEQTLTLVFSAAIESMVDMLLNGLAALLAHPDQAELLRAEPRLVGGAVEEMLRYDTPVQAMARVAGEDGVIDGVPVSAGGQVVMMLGAANRDPCAFPDPDVFDITRTGGPTVFSFGGGVHHCLGAPLARMQAAVFFPALLERFPKLAAAGAPVRRGTVLRGFADFPVSVC; encoded by the coding sequence ATGACCTCGCCTGACGCGGACCCGGTGGCCGAGGCGCTGGCGGCCCTGCGGACCCCGCAGGGCACTGCGCAGCCGTACCCGCACTACGCGCAGCTGCGGACGCACTCCCCGGTGCACCCCACACCCGGCGGCGGCCTCCTGCTCACCCGCTACGAGGACTGCGTGGCCGTCAGCCGCGACCCCCGCTTCCATGCGCAGAACGCGGCCTGGATGGACCTCAAGCGCCCCGACTGGCGCGACCACCCCGGCCTGCGGGCCACCACCGAGTCCTTCCTCTTCCAGGACCCGCCCGGCCACACCCGACTGCGCCGGCTGGTCGGCGGCGCCTTCACCCAGCGCCGCGCCGCCGCCCTGCGCGCGTACGTGGCCGACCTGACCGGCCGGATCCTCGACCAGGTCGCCGTGCAGGGGGCCGACGGCTCGCCCGTGGACCTGCACGAGGTGCTCGCGGCCGGCCTGCCCATCGCGGTCATCGGCAAGGTGCTCGGCGTGCCCGAGGAGGACCAGCCCCGGCTGCGGGAGCCCCTGGAGGGCCTGCGGCTCGCCGTGGACGGCGGCGGGGTGGACGCCCACCTCGCGGTCATCGACCGTGCCGGGGCCGCGCTCACCGGCTACTTCGGCGAACTCGCGGCCCGCCGCCGGGCCGACCCCCGCGACGACGTCACCACCGCCCTGGTCGCGGCGACGGACCCGGCCGGTGCGACGGGCTCGGCGGGCTCGGCGGGCTCGGCGGGCTCGGCGGGCTCGGTCGGCTCGGCCGAAGAGCCGCTGACCCAGGACGAGTTGGAACAGACGCTCACCCTGGTCTTCAGCGCCGCCATCGAGAGCATGGTCGACATGCTGCTGAACGGTCTGGCCGCCCTGCTGGCCCATCCCGACCAGGCGGAACTGCTGCGCGCCGAACCGAGGTTGGTCGGCGGCGCGGTGGAGGAGATGCTGCGCTACGACACCCCGGTGCAGGCGATGGCCCGGGTCGCGGGCGAGGACGGCGTGATCGACGGCGTCCCGGTGTCGGCGGGCGGGCAGGTGGTGATGATGCTCGGCGCCGCCAACCGGGACCCGTGCGCCTTCCCCGACCCCGACGTCTTCGACATCACCAGGACCGGCGGCCCGACCGTCTTCTCCTTCGGCGGCGGCGTGCACCACTGCCTGGGCGCGCCGCTGGCCCGGATGCAGGCCGCGGTGTTCTTCCCCGCGCTGCTGGAGCGCTTCCCGAAGCTGGCCGCCGCCGGCGCCCCGGTCCGCCGCGGCACGGTGCTGCGCGGCTTCGCCGACTTCCCGGTCAGCGTGTGCTAG
- a CDS encoding alpha/beta hydrolase, with product MPLDPQVQALRERRARSAAPPLYEMTVERARAADLADIRSAAGDPEPVGQVTESTIPGPGGELTLRVYRPVGEGPHPALLYFFGGGWTLGTIDTCDALCRSLTNAVGCTTLSVGYRLAPEHPFPAAVEDCWSTARWVADHAESLGIDPARLAVGGDSAGGNLAAAVTLLGRERSGPALVHQLLVYPNTDYRADTPSRRENSDPLLFNHRSVDWYWGHYLSDVRDGDHPLASPLRAEDLAGLPPATVITAEYDPLRDEGESYAQRLRESGVPVSATRYPGMVHGFFAMSGVLDGGRAAVDQAARELRAAFAPTAADRGHADDLA from the coding sequence ATGCCACTCGACCCACAGGTCCAGGCCCTTCGTGAGCGCCGCGCCCGATCGGCGGCCCCGCCGCTGTACGAGATGACCGTCGAGCGCGCCCGCGCGGCCGACCTCGCCGACATCCGCAGCGCCGCCGGGGACCCCGAACCGGTCGGCCAGGTGACCGAGTCGACCATCCCCGGACCCGGCGGGGAGCTCACCCTGCGGGTCTACCGCCCGGTCGGCGAGGGCCCGCACCCCGCGCTGCTCTACTTCTTCGGCGGCGGCTGGACGCTCGGCACCATCGACACCTGTGACGCGCTCTGCCGCAGCCTGACCAACGCGGTCGGCTGCACCACCCTCTCGGTCGGCTACCGGCTGGCCCCCGAACACCCCTTCCCGGCCGCCGTCGAGGACTGCTGGTCCACCGCGCGCTGGGTGGCCGACCACGCCGAGAGCCTCGGCATAGACCCGGCCCGGCTGGCCGTCGGCGGCGACAGCGCCGGCGGCAACCTCGCGGCCGCGGTCACCCTGCTGGGCCGGGAGCGCTCCGGCCCCGCCCTGGTCCACCAGCTGCTGGTGTACCCCAACACCGACTACCGCGCCGACACCCCCTCGCGCCGCGAGAACTCCGACCCGCTGCTCTTCAACCACCGTTCGGTGGACTGGTACTGGGGCCACTACCTGTCCGACGTCCGGGACGGCGACCACCCGCTGGCCTCCCCGCTGCGCGCCGAGGACCTGGCCGGGCTGCCCCCGGCCACCGTCATCACCGCCGAGTACGACCCGCTGCGCGACGAGGGCGAGAGCTACGCGCAACGGCTGCGGGAGTCGGGCGTCCCGGTCAGCGCCACCCGCTACCCGGGCATGGTGCACGGCTTCTTCGCGATGTCCGGGGTACTGGACGGCGGCCGGGCGGCCGTCGACCAGGCGGCCCGGGAACTGCGGGCGGCGTTCGCCCCGACCGCCGCGGACCGGGGGCACGCCGATGACCTCGCCTGA